From the Desulfohalovibrio reitneri genome, one window contains:
- the lpxA gene encoding acyl-ACP--UDP-N-acetylglucosamine O-acyltransferase, whose product MSVVIDERAVVHPGAELGTDVVVGPYCVIEDGVSIGDSTRLEPFVQIKSHTSLGSGNHVHSHAVLGGEPQHLGFKGEPTTVDIGDNNVIREFVTVHRGTARGLGYSRVGSGCMLMAYVHVAHDCELGDHVIMANASSLAGHVEIGDHAVISGMSGVHQFVRIGEHAFLGAMGGFGMDVPPFVMATGVRASLHGVNVIGLKRNGYTRDAISALKKAYQLIFRSDRTREEALDEVQADLGEHPEVMRLVDFIRSSKRGVTPAAANGNGFSEE is encoded by the coding sequence ATGAGTGTGGTTATTGACGAACGGGCCGTGGTCCATCCAGGGGCCGAGTTGGGGACGGACGTGGTCGTGGGCCCTTATTGCGTCATCGAGGACGGGGTTTCCATTGGCGATTCCACGCGCCTCGAACCTTTTGTACAGATCAAGTCGCACACCTCGCTGGGCAGCGGAAACCACGTGCATTCCCACGCGGTGCTAGGCGGCGAGCCGCAGCATCTCGGATTCAAGGGTGAACCCACCACGGTGGACATCGGCGACAACAACGTCATCCGCGAGTTCGTGACTGTTCACCGGGGCACGGCCCGGGGGCTCGGCTACAGCCGCGTCGGTTCCGGGTGCATGCTCATGGCCTACGTGCATGTGGCCCACGACTGCGAATTGGGCGACCACGTCATCATGGCCAACGCCTCGTCTCTGGCCGGGCACGTGGAGATCGGCGACCACGCCGTGATCAGCGGCATGAGCGGCGTGCACCAGTTCGTGCGCATCGGCGAGCACGCCTTTCTGGGGGCCATGGGCGGCTTCGGAATGGACGTGCCTCCCTTTGTAATGGCCACCGGAGTCCGGGCCAGCCTGCACGGGGTCAACGTCATCGGGCTCAAGCGCAACGGCTATACCCGCGATGCCATATCCGCCCTGAAGAAGGCCTACCAACTCATTTTCCGCTCCGACCGCACGCGCGAGGAGGCCCTGGACGAGGTTCAGGCCGACCTCGGCGAGCACCCTGAAGTCATGCGCCTGGTGGATTTCATCCGATCCTCCAAGCGCGGTGTCACACCGGCCGCGGCCAACGGCAACGGCTTTTCCGAGGAGTAG
- a CDS encoding ABC transporter ATP-binding protein, translating into MSDSLFVLENVRKRYQGPTEEVEVLSGVNCRIETGESLAIVGASGSGKTTLLHILGTLDTPSEGTVLFDGGDLSDLSEAGRMDVRNRHLGFVFQQHHLLPEFTALENVAMPGLIAGLPRGEAMDRASEALDLVGLTERGGFEVTRLSGGERQRAALARGILMRPRALLADEPTGSLDEKTGRRIAEVMLKLNSELNMTLIVVTHNLELARGMGRQLELHEGVLHASLPC; encoded by the coding sequence ATGAGTGATTCCCTCTTCGTTCTGGAGAACGTGCGTAAGCGCTACCAGGGCCCCACCGAGGAGGTGGAGGTCTTGAGCGGGGTGAATTGCCGCATCGAGACAGGGGAGTCGCTGGCGATTGTCGGCGCGTCGGGGTCGGGAAAGACGACGCTCTTGCATATTTTGGGAACTCTGGATACCCCTTCCGAGGGCACGGTTCTTTTCGACGGGGGAGACCTGTCCGACCTGAGCGAGGCCGGACGGATGGATGTGCGGAACCGGCACCTCGGTTTCGTCTTTCAACAGCATCATCTCCTGCCGGAATTTACCGCTCTGGAAAACGTGGCCATGCCCGGCCTCATCGCCGGACTTCCCCGCGGCGAGGCCATGGATCGGGCTTCCGAGGCCTTGGACCTTGTGGGGCTGACCGAGCGGGGCGGATTCGAAGTGACCCGCCTTTCCGGAGGAGAACGGCAGCGGGCGGCGCTTGCCAGGGGCATCCTCATGCGTCCACGGGCGCTTTTGGCCGACGAGCCCACCGGGTCGCTGGACGAGAAAACGGGTCGGCGCATCGCCGAGGTGATGCTCAAGCTCAACAGCGAACTTAACATGACTCTCATTGTCGTCACGCATAATCTCGAGCTCGCCCGCGGAATGGGGCGGCAACTGGAACTGCACGAAGGAGTCCTGCATGCGAGCCTTCCCTGCTAG
- the lysS gene encoding lysine--tRNA ligase, whose translation MLEALAEHGELNEVLKNRVEKAVQLVDEGVPLFPNACRRDASVSQVREGYEPFGAPELESVEDRLVLAGRIVSLRSFGKAAFFHLQDTTGRMQVYVQKATLGTEEYQLFKKLDVGDIVQVTGTPFRTKTDELTLAADKVDLLTKSMRPLPEKYHGLKDVETRYRRRYVDLIVNPRAAEIFKVRTAIVRELRRVLDEKEFLEVETPTLQAIPGGATAKPFRTHHNALGLELYMRIAPELYLKRLLVGGFEKVYEVGRNFRNEGISTQHNPEFTMCELYWAYADYFDLMDFTEELFERIAIAATGSSKVMYQEEEIDLTRGTWRRLTFHESLREIGGLDPAFYNDFEAASKYVKEKGEKVFEGDKLGKVQAKLFDIHVEPKLSQPTFIYGYPTDISPLSRRNDENPEITDRFELFIAGREMANAFSELNDPVDQRCRFLDQVAEKEAGDEEAHTMDEDYVRALEYGMPPAAGEGIGIDRLVMLLTDSASIREVILFPLLRPEV comes from the coding sequence ATGCTGGAGGCGCTTGCCGAGCACGGCGAACTGAACGAGGTACTCAAGAACCGCGTTGAGAAAGCCGTGCAACTGGTGGACGAGGGCGTGCCCCTGTTCCCCAACGCCTGCCGCCGGGACGCTTCTGTATCCCAGGTGCGCGAGGGCTACGAGCCCTTTGGCGCGCCCGAATTGGAATCGGTGGAGGACCGTCTCGTTCTGGCGGGACGCATCGTTTCCCTGCGGTCCTTCGGCAAGGCGGCCTTTTTCCATCTGCAAGACACCACGGGGCGGATGCAGGTTTACGTGCAGAAGGCCACCCTCGGCACGGAGGAGTACCAACTCTTCAAGAAGCTGGACGTGGGCGACATCGTCCAGGTGACGGGCACCCCCTTCCGCACCAAGACAGATGAACTGACCCTGGCCGCGGACAAGGTGGACCTGCTAACCAAGTCCATGCGCCCTCTTCCCGAGAAATACCACGGCCTCAAGGATGTGGAGACTCGCTACCGCCGGCGCTACGTGGACCTCATCGTCAATCCCCGCGCAGCGGAGATTTTCAAGGTGCGCACGGCCATCGTGCGCGAACTGCGCAGGGTGCTGGACGAGAAGGAATTTCTGGAGGTTGAGACCCCCACCCTGCAGGCCATACCCGGCGGGGCCACGGCCAAGCCGTTCCGTACCCACCACAACGCCCTGGGGCTTGAGCTGTACATGCGCATCGCCCCGGAGCTGTATCTCAAGCGGCTCCTGGTGGGCGGCTTCGAGAAAGTCTACGAGGTGGGGCGCAACTTCCGCAACGAGGGCATCTCCACCCAGCACAATCCCGAGTTCACCATGTGTGAGCTCTATTGGGCCTACGCCGACTACTTCGACCTCATGGACTTCACCGAGGAGTTGTTCGAGCGCATCGCCATCGCGGCCACCGGTTCCTCCAAGGTCATGTACCAGGAGGAGGAGATCGACCTCACCCGGGGCACATGGCGCAGGCTTACCTTCCATGAGTCCCTGCGGGAGATCGGCGGGCTCGACCCGGCTTTTTACAACGACTTCGAGGCTGCCAGCAAATACGTCAAGGAAAAGGGCGAGAAGGTATTCGAGGGAGACAAGCTGGGCAAGGTGCAGGCCAAACTCTTCGACATCCACGTGGAGCCCAAGCTGAGCCAGCCCACCTTCATCTACGGCTACCCCACGGACATCTCGCCGCTGTCCCGCCGCAACGACGAGAACCCGGAGATCACCGACCGTTTCGAGCTGTTCATCGCCGGGCGGGAGATGGCCAACGCCTTCTCCGAACTCAACGACCCGGTTGACCAGCGCTGCCGGTTTCTGGACCAAGTGGCGGAAAAGGAGGCCGGCGACGAGGAGGCGCACACCATGGACGAGGACTACGTCCGCGCCCTGGAGTACGGCATGCCCCCGGCCGCTGGCGAGGGCATCGGCATCGACCGGCTGGTGATGCTTTTGACCGACTCCGCCTCCATCCGCGAGGTCATCCTCTTTCCGTTGCTGCGGCCGGAGGTCTAG
- the fabZ gene encoding 3-hydroxyacyl-ACP dehydratase FabZ encodes MTGDSQRTSVREIMRYIPHRYPFLLVDRVERLEPGEYLEAIKNVTVNEPFFQGHFPELPVMPGVLIVEALAQAGGVMVFKSFDVDLDGKIFMFTGIDKVKFRRPVVPGDQLVLRLDEVKRKFNIFKMRGTALVEGEVAVQAQLAAALVNRGDLA; translated from the coding sequence ATGACGGGTGATTCCCAGCGCACCAGCGTGCGTGAGATCATGCGATACATCCCCCACCGCTATCCCTTCCTGCTCGTGGACCGGGTGGAGCGGCTGGAGCCTGGCGAGTACCTTGAGGCCATCAAGAACGTGACCGTCAACGAACCGTTCTTCCAGGGGCATTTTCCCGAGTTGCCGGTCATGCCCGGGGTGCTCATCGTGGAGGCCCTGGCTCAGGCGGGTGGCGTCATGGTCTTCAAGAGCTTCGACGTGGATCTCGACGGCAAGATTTTCATGTTCACGGGCATCGACAAGGTCAAGTTCCGCCGCCCCGTGGTTCCGGGTGATCAACTGGTGCTGCGACTGGACGAAGTGAAGCGGAAATTCAATATTTTCAAGATGCGGGGCACTGCCCTGGTCGAAGGCGAAGTGGCGGTTCAGGCGCAATTGGCGGCCGCCCTGGTTAATCGCGGAGATCTGGCATGA
- the bamA gene encoding outer membrane protein assembly factor BamA: protein MRAFPASPLIFALSLILALASAANAQIGEKQRLVVLPFEVNASEDVEYLRESLPTLLADELRKEGFEVVQRDEVEQIIFDREIEYLDISTARDLALLTKADTAVYGSFSQVGETISLDVRLVEAFGLKADKAVFVVKKGLINILPAVEELAGKIRQELLQKEQVAEIEVEGTKVLDKDVVLMRIQTRKGDVLDREKLDQDLRNLFELGYFEDVQIEVEDTAEGKRVIFRVVEKPRIVDIRVEGSDEVDEDDILEAMDTKEGSVLNLKVLSQDLQKVRQLYRSKGYYLAEVDYDVQGGDGGGSASLVIDVAEGEKLYVEGITIEGAEKLDEGDLKDELALSERGIFSIFTGSGVLQEEMLDRDAAALEAYYANRGFIDAKVSQPEVEFKEDGIYVTFKVEEGPRFKVGEINLRGDLIAPEKELLGVVKLDDKADEDEYFDRQRMRDDLLALEEYYGNYGYAFARADVDMDEDRENLVINLDYIVNKQQKVFIRRVLIEGNTKTRDNVIRRQIQLGDGDPYSGVKVSQSTRRLDNLDYFEAVDMETVPTGDPSQMDLKVKVAEKNTGFFSIGAGYSSRNRVFGTGTITERNLLGRGYTLSFSGSLGAVEEDYHLKFINPHIYDTKLSGSVDFGYQEEEQVDFTERSFGATVGVGYPIGQYTVLQSGYNIRDFELRNVDDDDAELLRQYKGNNLESKVAVAAIRDSRRGGFIPVQGTRNELKVNVAGGFLGGDSDYIKYEYEGDYFTQLIGDTVLHLRGSAGLTAKNFTDDPVPPWARYFLGGIDTVRGYGGGLIGPRDPSSDDLIGGTKMAFANVEYYVPVWEEQSLWAFAFFDAGNSWEHEESFFEDTKQRDGTSLPLGLYKGVGPGLKWNSPFGPLTVVWGYPLDKLEDNNDTGRFEFSMGGVF from the coding sequence ATGCGAGCCTTCCCTGCTAGCCCGCTGATTTTCGCGCTGAGCCTGATTCTGGCGCTGGCCTCCGCGGCCAACGCGCAGATCGGCGAAAAGCAGCGGCTGGTGGTTCTTCCTTTTGAAGTCAACGCCAGCGAGGACGTGGAGTACCTGCGCGAAAGCCTGCCCACCCTGCTGGCGGACGAACTGCGCAAGGAGGGGTTCGAGGTCGTTCAGCGCGACGAGGTCGAGCAGATCATCTTCGACAGGGAGATCGAGTACCTGGACATCTCCACGGCCCGAGACCTGGCCCTTCTGACCAAGGCGGACACAGCGGTCTATGGATCCTTCAGCCAAGTGGGCGAGACCATCAGCCTGGACGTGCGGCTGGTGGAGGCCTTCGGCCTGAAGGCCGACAAGGCCGTATTCGTGGTTAAAAAGGGGCTTATCAACATCCTGCCCGCGGTGGAGGAACTGGCCGGCAAGATCCGCCAGGAGCTGCTGCAGAAGGAGCAGGTGGCCGAGATCGAGGTGGAGGGAACCAAGGTCCTGGACAAGGACGTGGTGCTGATGCGCATCCAGACCCGCAAGGGCGACGTGCTGGACCGGGAGAAACTGGACCAGGACCTGCGCAATCTCTTTGAACTGGGATATTTCGAGGACGTGCAAATCGAGGTGGAGGACACCGCCGAGGGCAAGCGCGTCATCTTCCGCGTGGTGGAAAAGCCGCGCATCGTGGACATCCGCGTCGAGGGCAGCGACGAGGTGGACGAGGACGACATCCTGGAGGCCATGGACACCAAGGAGGGCTCGGTCCTCAACCTCAAGGTGCTCTCCCAGGACCTGCAGAAGGTCCGCCAGCTTTACCGCTCCAAGGGGTACTACCTGGCCGAGGTGGACTACGATGTCCAGGGCGGCGACGGCGGCGGCAGCGCCTCCCTGGTTATCGATGTGGCCGAGGGCGAGAAGCTCTACGTCGAGGGAATCACCATCGAGGGCGCGGAGAAGCTGGACGAGGGCGACCTCAAGGACGAACTGGCCCTGTCCGAGCGGGGCATCTTCTCCATATTCACCGGCTCCGGCGTGCTGCAGGAGGAAATGCTCGACCGCGACGCCGCGGCTCTGGAGGCCTACTACGCCAACCGGGGCTTCATCGACGCCAAGGTTTCCCAGCCCGAGGTGGAGTTCAAGGAAGACGGTATCTACGTCACCTTCAAGGTGGAAGAGGGGCCGCGCTTCAAGGTGGGCGAGATCAACCTGCGTGGCGATCTCATCGCTCCGGAGAAGGAACTGCTGGGCGTGGTCAAGCTGGACGACAAGGCGGATGAGGACGAGTACTTCGACCGCCAGCGCATGCGCGACGACCTGCTTGCCCTCGAAGAATACTACGGCAATTACGGGTACGCCTTCGCCCGGGCCGACGTGGACATGGACGAGGACCGGGAAAACCTGGTCATCAACCTCGACTACATCGTCAACAAGCAGCAGAAGGTATTCATCCGCCGGGTGCTCATCGAGGGCAACACCAAGACCCGCGACAACGTCATCCGCCGCCAGATCCAACTCGGCGACGGCGACCCCTACTCCGGAGTCAAGGTCTCCCAGTCCACCAGGCGCCTGGACAACCTGGATTACTTCGAGGCCGTGGACATGGAGACGGTGCCCACGGGCGATCCCTCGCAGATGGACCTCAAGGTGAAGGTGGCCGAGAAGAACACCGGCTTCTTCTCCATCGGCGCGGGCTACTCGTCGCGCAACAGGGTATTCGGAACCGGCACCATCACCGAGCGCAACCTCTTGGGCCGCGGCTACACCCTGAGCTTTTCCGGCTCCCTGGGGGCGGTGGAGGAGGACTATCACCTCAAGTTCATCAACCCGCACATTTACGACACCAAGCTCTCCGGTTCCGTGGACTTCGGGTACCAGGAAGAGGAACAGGTGGACTTTACCGAGCGTTCCTTCGGCGCCACCGTGGGGGTGGGATACCCCATCGGCCAGTACACCGTGTTGCAATCCGGCTACAACATCCGCGACTTCGAACTGCGCAACGTTGACGACGACGACGCGGAACTGCTGCGTCAGTACAAGGGCAACAATCTGGAGAGCAAAGTCGCCGTGGCCGCCATCCGCGACTCCAGGCGGGGCGGCTTCATCCCTGTCCAGGGCACCAGGAACGAACTCAAGGTCAACGTGGCAGGCGGCTTCCTGGGCGGCGACAGCGACTATATCAAGTACGAATACGAGGGCGACTACTTCACCCAGCTCATCGGCGACACCGTCCTGCACTTGCGTGGCTCGGCAGGGCTTACCGCCAAGAACTTCACCGACGACCCCGTGCCGCCCTGGGCGCGGTACTTCCTGGGCGGCATCGACACCGTGCGCGGCTACGGCGGCGGCCTCATAGGCCCCCGCGACCCGTCCAGCGACGACCTCATCGGCGGCACCAAGATGGCCTTCGCCAACGTGGAGTACTACGTTCCGGTGTGGGAGGAGCAAAGCCTCTGGGCCTTCGCCTTCTTCGACGCGGGCAACTCCTGGGAACACGAGGAGAGCTTCTTCGAGGACACCAAGCAGCGCGACGGCACCAGCCTGCCGCTGGGTCTGTACAAGGGCGTGGGCCCTGGGCTGAAGTGGAATTCCCCCTTCGGTCCGCTGACCGTGGTCTGGGGCTATCCACTTGACAAGCTCGAGGACAACAACGACACAGGGCGTTTCGAATTCAGCATGGGCGGCGTGTTCTAG
- a CDS encoding lipoprotein-releasing ABC transporter permease subunit yields the protein MRFELFVAFRYLLALRRQAFISLISLFAVFGVCLGVASLIVVIGVMNGFTHDLREKILGVNAHVLITSFEQGIADYEELVDRAEEVDGVEGAMPFVYSEVMLSTPRGVKGLALRGVLPDRAGGVLGLAGYMKAGEIKDLGREDGPPGVVVGAELASRLGLHLGSRVNLLSPTGRKTSAGFTPKISVFQVVGVFDTGMYEYDSSLGYVAMDKAQDLLGFDGDLATGVEVRTSDPERAEAISEDLRERIGEFPLSVRSWAEMNANLFAALKLEKTAMFIILALIIVVGSFSIVTTLVMLVMKKTRDVAVLMSMGAGRSTVRRIFMLQGTIIGAVGTVAGYLVGLPVAWLLRRYQFIELPRNVYPVDYLPVRLEAFDLGVIGVAAFLLCFLATIYPARRAASLNPADALRYE from the coding sequence ATGCGGTTTGAACTCTTCGTCGCCTTCCGTTACCTGCTGGCCCTGCGCAGGCAGGCCTTCATCTCCCTCATCAGCCTCTTCGCCGTATTCGGGGTCTGCCTGGGCGTGGCCTCCCTCATCGTGGTCATCGGAGTCATGAACGGCTTTACCCATGACCTGCGGGAAAAGATTCTGGGGGTCAACGCCCACGTCCTGATCACCAGTTTCGAACAGGGCATCGCCGACTACGAGGAGCTTGTGGACCGGGCGGAAGAGGTGGACGGCGTTGAAGGGGCCATGCCCTTCGTCTACTCCGAGGTCATGCTCTCCACCCCGCGCGGGGTGAAGGGGCTGGCCCTGCGCGGCGTGCTGCCGGACAGGGCGGGCGGGGTGCTCGGGCTGGCCGGGTACATGAAAGCCGGAGAGATCAAGGACCTGGGCCGTGAGGACGGTCCGCCGGGCGTTGTGGTCGGCGCGGAGCTGGCCTCGCGGCTGGGGTTGCATCTCGGCAGCCGGGTGAATCTGCTCTCGCCCACCGGCCGCAAGACCTCCGCCGGGTTTACCCCCAAGATCAGCGTTTTTCAGGTGGTGGGGGTGTTCGACACCGGCATGTACGAGTACGACTCCTCCCTGGGCTACGTGGCCATGGACAAGGCCCAGGATCTGCTCGGCTTCGACGGGGACCTGGCCACAGGGGTGGAAGTGCGGACATCCGACCCGGAGCGGGCCGAAGCCATCAGCGAGGACCTGCGGGAGCGCATCGGCGAGTTTCCCCTCTCCGTGCGCAGTTGGGCCGAGATGAACGCCAACCTCTTCGCCGCCCTCAAGCTGGAAAAGACGGCCATGTTTATTATCCTGGCCCTGATCATCGTGGTTGGCTCCTTCAGCATCGTCACCACCCTGGTCATGCTGGTCATGAAAAAGACCCGCGACGTGGCCGTGCTCATGTCCATGGGCGCGGGGCGTTCCACGGTGCGGCGCATCTTCATGCTGCAGGGCACCATCATCGGCGCGGTGGGCACGGTGGCCGGCTACCTGGTGGGACTGCCCGTGGCCTGGCTGCTGCGGCGCTACCAATTCATCGAACTGCCCCGCAACGTCTATCCGGTGGACTACCTGCCCGTGCGGCTGGAGGCCTTCGATCTCGGCGTCATCGGCGTGGCGGCCTTTTTGCTGTGCTTCCTGGCCACCATCTATCCGGCCCGACGAGCCGCTTCCCTCAACCCCGCGGACGCGTTGCGCTATGAGTGA
- the hflK gene encoding FtsH protease activity modulator HflK, whose product MNWDWEKLTEQKQRRGGGRRPQDDDGGNGGGGGGPNGLNDLFEKFRNFRPSGGGKLIILLVIIVWALTGIYIVEPDETGVVLRFGEFSRYTTSGPHYHLPYPIERVYTPKVTQVQSIEVGFRTPGRSTGNYNPSNARLVPDESLMLTGDENIINVQFIVQFKIKDAMNYLFNVVNPTETVHNAAEAAMREVIGKNKIDSALTAGKLQIQQECQLLLQEILDRYKVGLHVLSVQLQDVHPPDEVVDAFKDVASAREDRSRIINEAEAYSNDILPKARGQAAAIVNEAQAYKESEVLGAKAGAARFEAVLEEYVKAPDVTRKRYFIETMEDILSKDGAKKMILSDEAAKRALPYLPLGQGAQGVAR is encoded by the coding sequence ATGAACTGGGACTGGGAAAAACTCACCGAGCAGAAGCAGCGCCGCGGCGGCGGCCGCCGTCCACAGGATGACGACGGTGGCAACGGCGGCGGAGGCGGCGGGCCCAACGGGCTCAACGACCTCTTTGAAAAATTCCGTAACTTCAGGCCCTCGGGCGGCGGGAAGCTCATCATACTTCTCGTCATCATCGTCTGGGCTCTCACCGGCATCTACATCGTCGAACCCGACGAAACGGGCGTGGTGCTGCGCTTCGGCGAGTTCTCCCGCTACACCACTTCCGGACCGCACTACCACCTGCCCTACCCCATCGAAAGGGTCTACACCCCCAAGGTGACGCAGGTACAATCGATTGAAGTGGGATTCCGCACCCCGGGAAGGTCCACCGGAAACTACAATCCGAGCAACGCCCGGTTGGTGCCCGATGAGTCGCTCATGCTCACCGGTGATGAGAACATCATCAACGTGCAGTTCATCGTCCAATTCAAGATCAAGGACGCCATGAACTACCTCTTCAATGTGGTGAACCCCACCGAGACGGTGCACAACGCCGCCGAGGCGGCCATGCGCGAGGTCATCGGCAAGAACAAAATCGACTCCGCCCTGACCGCGGGCAAGCTGCAGATCCAGCAGGAATGCCAGCTGCTTCTGCAGGAAATCCTGGACCGCTACAAAGTCGGCCTCCACGTGCTCTCGGTACAGCTGCAGGACGTCCATCCACCCGATGAAGTGGTGGACGCCTTCAAGGACGTGGCCTCCGCCCGCGAGGACCGCTCGCGCATCATCAACGAGGCCGAGGCCTACAGCAACGACATCCTGCCCAAGGCCAGGGGCCAGGCCGCGGCCATCGTCAACGAGGCCCAGGCCTACAAGGAAAGCGAGGTCCTGGGGGCCAAGGCCGGGGCGGCCCGTTTCGAGGCCGTGCTGGAGGAATACGTCAAGGCGCCCGACGTGACCCGCAAGCGCTACTTCATCGAGACCATGGAAGACATCCTCTCCAAGGACGGCGCCAAGAAGATGATCCTCTCGGATGAAGCCGCCAAACGCGCCCTGCCCTACCTGCCGCTTGGCCAGGGCGCCCAGGGGGTGGCCCGATGA
- a CDS encoding OmpH family outer membrane protein, whose protein sequence is MKSMFSLCLAVVMLLAAGATAQAMKIGVINVKEVMQKSDPGQEAQSDLKGEFDKLKKDLEERQAEIQDMKADMEKQSLALSDEAKQMKQMEFQRKVRELQDMSTAYKRRMQMREKKALDPVLDMLAEVVEKYGKNNDYDILLDRNNSGVVYFDENAVEVTSEIIVEMNKAWKNK, encoded by the coding sequence ATGAAATCCATGTTTTCCCTCTGCCTGGCCGTGGTGATGCTGTTGGCCGCCGGGGCCACCGCGCAGGCCATGAAGATCGGCGTCATCAACGTCAAGGAAGTGATGCAGAAGTCCGATCCGGGCCAGGAGGCCCAGAGCGACCTCAAGGGCGAGTTCGACAAGCTCAAAAAGGACCTGGAAGAGCGTCAGGCCGAGATCCAGGATATGAAAGCCGACATGGAGAAGCAGTCCCTTGCCCTGTCCGACGAGGCCAAGCAGATGAAGCAGATGGAGTTCCAGCGCAAGGTGCGGGAACTGCAGGACATGAGTACGGCCTACAAGCGCCGCATGCAGATGCGCGAGAAGAAGGCCCTGGACCCTGTCCTGGACATGCTCGCTGAAGTGGTCGAAAAGTACGGCAAGAACAACGACTACGACATCCTCCTGGACCGCAACAATTCCGGTGTCGTCTATTTCGATGAAAACGCGGTGGAAGTCACCTCGGAGATCATCGTGGAGATGAACAAGGCCTGGAAGAACAAGTAG
- the lpxD gene encoding UDP-3-O-(3-hydroxymyristoyl)glucosamine N-acyltransferase: MKVPLSELAERFGLRLIGDDVEVSGVAPLERATAGELSFLSNPKYADQLESTSAGAVIAREEQATRAKCPVLAADDPYLALARVLEVFHTPQGAFSGQSGLASVHADARVDDSAELAPFVYVGRGSVVGPRSRLFPGVYVGEDCVLGEGCVLYPGVTLMAGVKLGDGVIVHPGAVLGSDGFGYAQGPEGHVKVPQIGGLEIGDRVEIGANTAIDRGSLGTTRIETGAKLDNLCQVAHNVTVGPHSILVSQVGVSGSTKLGTGVILGGQVGVVGHLTIGDGSMVGAQAGVGKDLPPGSQVSGSPAYDHKTFLRNAALMPKLPDMAKKVRELERELAEIKASLKKGDDHDG, encoded by the coding sequence ATGAAAGTCCCCCTGTCCGAGCTGGCGGAGCGCTTCGGCCTCCGCCTCATCGGCGACGATGTGGAGGTTAGCGGCGTGGCCCCGCTGGAGCGGGCCACCGCCGGGGAGCTCAGCTTCCTCTCCAATCCCAAGTACGCCGACCAACTGGAATCCACCTCCGCGGGAGCGGTCATCGCCCGGGAGGAGCAGGCCACCCGGGCCAAGTGCCCCGTGCTGGCCGCCGATGACCCCTACCTGGCCTTGGCGCGCGTGCTGGAGGTGTTTCACACCCCCCAGGGCGCCTTCTCTGGCCAGAGCGGGCTTGCCTCGGTCCATGCCGATGCGCGGGTCGACGACTCAGCGGAGCTGGCCCCCTTCGTGTACGTGGGGCGCGGGTCCGTGGTCGGACCGCGCAGCCGCCTCTTCCCCGGCGTTTACGTGGGCGAGGACTGCGTGCTGGGCGAGGGATGCGTTCTCTATCCGGGCGTCACGCTCATGGCCGGTGTCAAGCTGGGCGATGGAGTCATCGTCCATCCGGGCGCTGTGCTGGGATCGGATGGCTTCGGCTACGCCCAGGGGCCGGAGGGGCACGTCAAGGTGCCCCAGATCGGCGGCCTCGAAATCGGTGATCGTGTGGAGATCGGCGCCAACACCGCCATCGACCGGGGCTCCCTAGGCACCACGCGCATCGAAACGGGAGCCAAGCTGGACAACCTGTGCCAGGTGGCCCACAACGTGACAGTCGGCCCGCATTCCATCCTGGTTTCCCAGGTGGGCGTTTCCGGCAGCACCAAGCTCGGCACCGGGGTCATCCTCGGCGGGCAGGTGGGCGTGGTGGGGCACCTCACCATCGGTGACGGCTCCATGGTCGGCGCCCAGGCGGGCGTGGGCAAGGACCTCCCCCCCGGCTCGCAGGTCAGCGGAAGCCCCGCCTACGACCACAAGACATTTCTGCGCAACGCCGCCCTCATGCCCAAACTGCCGGACATGGCGAAGAAGGTGCGCGAACTGGAACGGGAGTTGGCCGAGATAAAGGCCAGCCTGAAGAAAGGAGATGATCATGACGGGTGA